The sequence below is a genomic window from Bos taurus isolate L1 Dominette 01449 registration number 42190680 breed Hereford chromosome 7, ARS-UCD2.0, whole genome shotgun sequence.
aaaattaatcaaaatttccAAGTTTTTCTTCTCCAAGGCTGGGAAAAACTTTGTGAAAGTAGGAAAACgcacaaataaaaatggaaaactggggaaatggacaaaagaaaatgaacaaaaaaatcaGCAGATAGAGGGGGAAACTTAAAATAGCGAGTATACAAATTGTCTAAAGTGTTcaaatcaaagaaatggaaattttaagaAACTAATACAAACAGCAAGTTCAACACCCAGAATCTGATCAAACAATAGGGATTCCTTGTTTTAAGGTTTTGAGTCGTTCTTCAAGGATGATTCTTCAGATCCAGaacaattttcctttttatgactgcCATCTGAAAGAATCTTTTCAGAGCactctttatgtctttatttcttagactgtagatgaaggggttcagcatgggtgtgaccacagtgtacatcactGAGGCTGTTGCACTTGAATGTGAGCTGTGGGTACCAGTAGAACTAAGGTACACTCCTAGGCTTGAACAATAATATAAGAAGACAACTGAGAGGTGCGATACACAGgtggaaaatgctttatatttCCCCTGAGGTGATGAGATTCTATGTATAGAGAATAGTATCTTAGAGTAAGAATAAAGAATACCAGCCAGGGGGCCACCACCCAACAGCACTgatgtaaaatacataaaaacatcATTAAGAAAAGTGTCACAACAGGCAAGTAGTACAACCTGTTTGATTTCACAAAAAAAGTGGGGGATTTCTAAGTCTGTACAGAAGGACAGCTGTAAGACCAGTAAGCTTTCTAACAAGGAAAACAGGGCACTAATGATCCAGCACAGCAGCACCAGCAGTCCACAGAGTCGGGGGTTCATGATGGCCGTGTAGTGCagggggtggcagatggccaggaagcggtcataggccatcacagtcAAAAGAAAATCATCCAGTGCTGCAAACTGCATGTAAAAATACATCTGGGCAATGCACCCTCCATAGGATATAACTTTGCTCTGGATCTGTATATTTATTAGCATCTTTAGGATTGTCGTGGTAGTGAAACAGATGTCAACAAAGGACAAGTTGGAGATGAAGAAGTACATGGGAGTGTGAAGACGGGAGTCTGAAATGACAGCCAGGATGATGAGCAGATTTCCAAACAAAG
It includes:
- the OR7A128 gene encoding olfactory receptor 7A17 gives rise to the protein ILSHQHQHMVPGNDTQNSGFLLQGLSVEPELQPFIFGIFLSMYLITLFGNLLIILAVISDSRLHTPMYFFISNLSFVDICFTTTTILKMLINIQIQSKVISYGGCIAQMYFYMQFAALDDFLLTVMAYDRFLAICHPLHYTAIMNPRLCGLLVLLCWIISALFSLLESLLVLQLSFCTDLEIPHFFCEIKQVVLLACCDTFLNDVFMYFTSVLLGGGPLAGILYSYSKILFSIHRISSPQGKYKAFSTCVSHLSVVFLYYCSSLGVYLSSTGTHSSHSSATASVMYTVVTPMLNPFIYSLRNKDIKSALKRFFQMAVIKRKIVLDLKNHP